The following are encoded together in the Elusimicrobiota bacterium genome:
- a CDS encoding glycosyltransferase family 2 protein, which produces MNAASGPVFSIVALFYNEEKAAEQAVGKLWTALKNLTEPFELLLVDNGSRDQTGSILRAWSSRHAGTIHVVRVEKNRGYGWGWICGARPARGRWVAFIPGDGQLPPDDLVRLLKLACEHQAKILKGRRRERSEGLWRRAVSCVYNAVFRVLFGSGDLRDINGQPKIVERELWHDLGPVSKDWFIDAELMLKALERGVTIEEADVESTVRAGGGSHVKWTAIIEFFINLARWRLTGGRAWKERSQARTEVFRP; this is translated from the coding sequence ATGAATGCGGCATCGGGGCCGGTTTTTTCCATCGTCGCTCTTTTTTACAACGAAGAAAAAGCCGCGGAACAAGCGGTGGGCAAGTTGTGGACGGCTCTTAAGAATTTGACGGAACCGTTTGAGCTTTTGTTGGTGGACAACGGTTCCCGTGATCAGACGGGGTCGATTTTGCGGGCGTGGTCGTCGCGGCATGCGGGAACGATTCACGTGGTCCGCGTCGAAAAGAACCGGGGATACGGTTGGGGCTGGATTTGCGGGGCCCGTCCGGCGCGCGGCCGCTGGGTCGCGTTTATTCCCGGAGACGGGCAATTGCCGCCGGATGATTTGGTCCGCTTGTTGAAGCTGGCTTGCGAGCATCAGGCGAAAATTCTCAAGGGCCGCCGGCGCGAACGGTCCGAAGGCCTTTGGCGGCGCGCGGTTTCCTGCGTTTACAACGCGGTTTTTCGCGTTCTGTTCGGTTCGGGCGATTTAAGGGACATCAACGGCCAGCCTAAAATCGTCGAGCGGGAGCTTTGGCATGATCTGGGCCCGGTTTCCAAGGACTGGTTCATTGACGCGGAGCTGATGCTCAAAGCCTTGGAACGAGGCGTGACGATTGAAGAAGCCGATGTCGAGTCCACGGTCAGGGCTGGGGGCGGTTCTCATGTGAAATGGACCGCGATTATCGAATTTTTTATCAATTTGGCGCGCTGGCGCTTAACCGGCGGCCGGGCTTGGAAAGAGCGGTCTCAGGCAAGAACCGAAGTTTTTAGACCTTAA